A stretch of DNA from Virgibacillus proomii:
AGGATTTTTATATAGTTCAAACAAGGACTTTTCTAGTCTTTGTACAACTTCCGCTCGTGTGCCATTTTCTTGTAATGATTGCATATCTTTTTTTAGTACATCCGCTGTTTGGAAATAGTACTGATGATATGGATTTGGAATGAGCGAAGTGGCTTCAATAAAAGTTTTAGACCAGCCGAGATTAATAATATTTGCTGGTAAATAATCTAATCCTTCAGTAACTTTTTTTAATATTTCTTGTGTGCGATCGACTCCATTGACTAAAACTTTTCGACCAAATACATAGTGGTTCAAGCCGACAAATTCAATCATTACTTCCTCTGGTTTCACGTTTAGCACTTCAGCAGCTGAGTAGCGCATATTATAGGGAATGTTACAGACACCGATTACCTTTTTGTGTGGTGAATGTTTTAATAACGCTTCCGTAACAATACCTGCAGGATTGGTAAAATTAATAATCCAAGCATTCGGACAAAGCTCATGTACATCGTTTGCCAGTTCTATTAAAATAGGGATAGTCCGCAAAGCTTTGAATATTCCACCCGCACCATTTGTTTCTTGCCCAATATACCCGTGGCTCAGTGGGATGCGCTCATCTTTAGATCTCGCCTCCAGTCCACCAACTCGAATTTGAGTCGAAACAAAATCAGCACCTTTTAAAGCTTTTCTTCTGTCCAATGTCCACGATAAGTAAATGTTTTTATTAGATTTTTTAATCATCCGTTTAGCCAGATTTCCAACAATTTCAAGTTTCTCTCTCCCTTCTTCTATATCTACTAATACGATTTCTTCTACCGGAAAAGAGGAATGGCGTAAAATTATCCCTTCAATAATTTCTGGTGTATAGCTAGAACCTCCACCAATTACTACTAGTTTTAATGCCATTTTTATGCTCTCCTTTACAACGTTTGTCAAATTAATGAGGTTACATATACAATTGAAATGTTACCCAAAATGTACCATACAATTAATTGATTGTAAATAACAATTTAAATATATTGTTACAACAATTGAAAAAGTTGTATTCAATAGAATTATCCTGTAAACTTTGACTAATAGGGATGTTAGAAAACTCAACTAACAACCATCTAGTTGCAGCAATGCTATAACTTAAATATTTCTTTTTTAATTCATTAAAGTTAAAAATACAAGTTTCGCTCTTTTAAACATGGTAAAGCTTTAATAAAGATATAGTTACGTCTGATATACCTATCATGTATGAATACAAATAGATTTTATGTTAAACCAAAATATAAAGTAAAACTTCTATCAGTGAGAGTTTTCCTCCATCCCCTACCGATCGAAGTAGAACAACCACTAAAGTTGCAATATCCTTGGAAAAAAACACTTTTTCTCCGTGCGGTGTATTGTTGTCGAAGCATACTCTGTCCTTAAAAAGAAGTACACTTTTTTTGCGTGCGATGCGTTGCTACGTAGCTTTCATTGTCTTGTTGCAACACCTTTGTTATCGACATCCTTGAAAAACCGCGATATATCGCTAACGTAGCTTTCATTGTCTTTTCGACCGGAGTGAA
This window harbors:
- a CDS encoding 6-phospho-beta-glucosidase yields the protein MALKLVVIGGGSSYTPEIIEGIILRHSSFPVEEIVLVDIEEGREKLEIVGNLAKRMIKKSNKNIYLSWTLDRRKALKGADFVSTQIRVGGLEARSKDERIPLSHGYIGQETNGAGGIFKALRTIPILIELANDVHELCPNAWIINFTNPAGIVTEALLKHSPHKKVIGVCNIPYNMRYSAAEVLNVKPEEVMIEFVGLNHYVFGRKVLVNGVDRTQEILKKVTEGLDYLPANIINLGWSKTFIEATSLIPNPYHQYYFQTADVLKKDMQSLQENGTRAEVVQRLEKSLFELYKNPDLHEKPEELERRGGAFYSNVACSLMDSIYNDKADVQTVNTLNNGAIPELPIDSVIEVNCVITKNGPKPIAVGFLPQSVKGHIYQMKAFEELVIRASMSGDYNEAYLAMVMNPLVADETDSKIILDKLLQAHQAYLPQFFKK